One region of Parafrankia discariae genomic DNA includes:
- the nagA gene encoding N-acetylglucosamine-6-phosphate deacetylase: MTVLVGARVVTPHGVLDPGRVRVEGGLIVEVGSVGGPEAGPVGGGAGSGDVVDLAGAWLVPGFVDLHVHGGGGHDVTASPTELAAAVAFHRAHGTTRTLVSLVTAPVARLAEQLSWVAALAAAGPGPGGHVVGAHLEGPFLASARRGAQPGGHLRPPDRGVFAELAAAAAGTLRVITLAPELPGATAVIEAALAAGVIAAAGHTDATYDEAAAGFAAGMTLATHLFNGMRPLHHREPGPAGAALDAGVACELINDGVHVHPALLRLVAAEPARLVLVTDAVDAAGVGDGDYLLGGQPVRVRDGQARLAATGALAGSTLTMDLAVRRAVAAGLPLEVAVAAAAANPARVLGLAHRCGSIAPGLDADLVVLDADLRVTRVMAAGSWLPGPATRPIVAG, from the coding sequence ATGACGGTTCTGGTCGGCGCCCGGGTGGTGACGCCGCACGGCGTCCTCGACCCCGGCCGGGTGCGGGTCGAGGGTGGGCTGATCGTCGAGGTCGGCTCCGTCGGCGGCCCCGAGGCCGGCCCCGTCGGCGGGGGGGCGGGCAGCGGGGACGTCGTCGACCTGGCCGGGGCCTGGCTGGTGCCCGGGTTCGTCGACCTGCACGTCCACGGCGGCGGCGGGCACGACGTCACGGCGTCACCGACGGAGCTGGCCGCGGCGGTGGCCTTCCACCGGGCGCACGGGACGACCCGCACGCTGGTCTCGCTGGTGACGGCGCCGGTGGCGCGCCTGGCCGAGCAGCTGTCGTGGGTGGCCGCGCTCGCCGCGGCCGGGCCCGGGCCCGGCGGTCATGTGGTCGGCGCGCACCTGGAGGGGCCGTTCCTCGCGTCCGCCCGCCGCGGCGCCCAGCCGGGCGGGCATCTGCGCCCGCCCGACCGCGGCGTGTTCGCCGAGCTCGCCGCGGCGGCCGCGGGCACGCTGAGGGTGATCACCCTGGCCCCGGAGCTGCCCGGAGCCACCGCGGTGATCGAGGCCGCGCTCGCCGCCGGGGTGATCGCCGCCGCCGGCCACACGGACGCCACCTACGACGAGGCCGCCGCCGGCTTCGCGGCCGGGATGACCCTCGCCACCCATCTGTTCAACGGCATGCGCCCGCTGCATCACCGCGAGCCCGGCCCGGCCGGCGCGGCACTCGACGCCGGCGTGGCCTGCGAGCTGATCAACGACGGTGTGCACGTGCACCCGGCGTTGCTGCGCCTGGTCGCCGCCGAGCCGGCCCGCCTGGTGCTGGTCACCGACGCGGTGGACGCGGCGGGCGTCGGTGACGGCGACTACCTGCTCGGCGGCCAGCCGGTCCGGGTCCGGGACGGGCAGGCCCGGCTGGCCGCCACCGGCGCGCTCGCCGGCAGCACCCTGACGATGGACCTCGCCGTGCGGCGCGCCGTCGCCGCCGGGCTCCCGCTCGAGGTGGCGGTCGCCGCCGCGGCGGCGAACCCCGCCCGGGTACTGGGCCTCGCCCACCGCTGCGGGTCGATCGCCCCCGGGCTGGACGCCGACCTGGTCGTGCTCGACGCCGATCTGCGGGTCACCCGGGTCATGGCAGCCGGCAGCTGGCTGCCCGGTCCGGCTACCCGGCCGATCGTGGCCGGATAG
- a CDS encoding GGDEF domain-containing protein, whose product MPDGREATSAGTRARAEPDRLPARPVSRGAFRAMAAVGLAFVGLASAVAMVLPERVGKQAAQAAVAGAALASAICCLITARRVPRPERRWRRYEAAAIMSSFVAGVAVSMVASGVTVPDLAATGAAPLLGYALGLAGLLTFPTERARAIPISTNKRGGIAWYLEAVLDGLLVVGSLLLLVYAILVVPLVRSAQINQTSLAFGVAGGAGKLILLSAVIFILIFRRPTGSGSLSLLSAALLLFAVTDGAALNAYAKATDGPDAVVLVGFAGGSVLTALAAAAPHDGMIIRTRRSPRGVWARVAVPYLPLGCVGALLAAQITTHADIPVPQIIGMLALMLLALARQFVTTIDNTLLLARYEESRTRLHHQAFHDPLTGLANRTLFFRRLRAALDGHERTGHPVALLFCDLDDFKIVNDNLGHAAGDRVLRTAAHRLARAAGPTDTVARLGGDEFAVLLDTGAADRAGGRAEELRAAGDRIRAALRITVPIEDSRHLVRASLGLVIVSTRAGPVCPDEVLQHADHAMYAAKRLGKGNLVVYSPEIDDSRPAGIADQAGMAG is encoded by the coding sequence ATGCCGGACGGACGGGAAGCGACATCGGCCGGGACCCGCGCCCGCGCCGAGCCGGACAGGCTGCCCGCGCGTCCGGTGTCCCGCGGCGCGTTCCGCGCGATGGCCGCCGTCGGGCTGGCCTTCGTCGGGCTGGCCTCGGCGGTCGCGATGGTGCTGCCCGAGCGGGTCGGCAAGCAGGCGGCGCAGGCGGCGGTGGCGGGCGCCGCGCTCGCCTCCGCGATCTGCTGCCTGATCACCGCCCGGCGGGTGCCCCGGCCCGAGCGTCGATGGCGCCGGTACGAGGCGGCGGCGATCATGTCGAGCTTCGTGGCGGGCGTGGCCGTGTCGATGGTGGCCAGCGGGGTGACCGTCCCCGACCTCGCCGCCACCGGCGCGGCGCCGCTGCTCGGCTACGCCCTGGGCCTGGCCGGGCTGTTGACGTTCCCCACCGAGCGGGCCCGTGCCATCCCGATCAGCACGAACAAACGCGGCGGGATCGCCTGGTACCTCGAGGCCGTCCTCGACGGGCTGCTCGTCGTCGGATCGCTGCTGCTGCTCGTCTACGCGATCCTGGTCGTCCCGCTCGTCCGGTCGGCGCAGATCAACCAGACGTCGCTGGCGTTCGGGGTGGCCGGCGGGGCGGGCAAGCTCATCCTGCTCTCCGCCGTCATCTTCATCCTGATCTTCCGGCGGCCGACGGGCTCGGGGTCGCTCAGCCTGCTCAGCGCGGCGCTGCTGCTGTTCGCGGTGACCGACGGCGCCGCGCTGAACGCCTACGCGAAGGCCACCGACGGCCCGGACGCGGTCGTGCTGGTCGGCTTCGCCGGCGGCAGCGTGCTGACCGCGCTGGCCGCCGCCGCCCCCCACGACGGCATGATCATCAGAACGCGGCGGAGCCCGCGCGGGGTCTGGGCCCGCGTCGCCGTGCCCTACCTGCCCCTCGGCTGCGTCGGCGCCCTGCTCGCGGCCCAGATCACCACCCACGCCGACATCCCGGTCCCGCAGATCATCGGCATGCTCGCGCTGATGCTGCTCGCGCTCGCCCGCCAGTTCGTGACCACGATCGACAACACGCTGCTGCTGGCCCGCTACGAGGAGAGCCGGACCCGGCTGCACCACCAGGCCTTCCACGACCCGCTGACCGGGCTGGCGAACCGCACCCTGTTCTTCCGCCGGCTGCGCGCGGCCCTCGACGGGCACGAACGCACCGGCCACCCGGTGGCGCTGCTGTTCTGCGACCTGGACGATTTCAAGATCGTCAATGACAACCTCGGTCATGCCGCCGGCGACCGGGTGCTGCGCACGGCGGCGCACCGGCTGGCCCGGGCCGCGGGCCCGACCGACACGGTGGCCCGCCTCGGCGGCGACGAGTTCGCCGTCCTGCTGGACACCGGGGCCGCGGACCGGGCGGGCGGGCGGGCCGAGGAGCTGCGCGCGGCCGGGGACCGGATCCGCGCGGCGCTGCGGATCACCGTGCCCATCGAGGACAGCCGGCACCTGGTGCGGGCCAGCCTGGGCCTGGTGATCGTGAGCACCCGGGCCGGGCCGGTCTGCCCCGACGAGGTGCTCCAGCACGCCGACCACGCCATGTACGCGGCGAAGCGGCTGGGGAAGGGCAACCTGGTCGTCTACTCCCCGGAGATCGACGACTCCCGGCCGGCCGGCATCGCGGACCAGGCCGGGATGGCCGGCTGA
- a CDS encoding cold-shock protein, with translation MSTGKVLRFDHVRGYGFLAPSDGGEDVFLHANDLLVEKSLVVPGVVMEFEVEESDRGRKASSARILRGPATPPVGVPATGATTPAPVVPRHDDGGDVLCDVLPAEEFTQEVTEVLLQTEPSLTGAQILHIRRQLADVARKYGWVEN, from the coding sequence GTGAGCACGGGTAAAGTACTCCGTTTCGATCATGTGCGCGGCTACGGGTTCCTCGCGCCCAGCGACGGCGGCGAAGATGTCTTCCTGCACGCGAACGATCTGCTCGTCGAGAAGAGCCTGGTGGTGCCGGGCGTGGTCATGGAGTTCGAGGTCGAGGAGAGCGACCGCGGCCGGAAGGCCTCGTCGGCCCGGATCCTGCGGGGCCCGGCGACCCCCCCGGTCGGCGTCCCCGCCACCGGCGCGACCACCCCGGCGCCGGTGGTTCCCCGGCACGACGACGGCGGCGACGTCCTGTGCGACGTCCTGCCGGCCGAGGAGTTCACGCAGGAGGTCACCGAGGTCCTGCTGCAGACCGAGCCGTCGCTGACCGGCGCGCAGATCCTGCACATCCGCCGTCAGCTCGCCGACGTCGCCCGCAAGTACGGGTGGGTGGAGAACTGA
- a CDS encoding DUF3710 domain-containing protein → MDEHRSGHPPRGPAPAAMGHPGPFDVSERAWPGGAGRGAPEILDLGALRVAVPPGVTARIARGARTGPGTDLVLTAPGLTVRVTVFAAPTSGRLWAGVRAELAAGHPEAAVRDGPHGPELLLPGSRVVGADGPRWFLRAVVTPADAAGADDILRGLVVVRGPGAMPAGTALPLLPVGPAGSRPKAGTVADLWTDEPLTAGTGTLEGRRATHEYAAAFTGDLSRNLSTWG, encoded by the coding sequence GTGGACGAGCACCGATCCGGCCATCCGCCGCGCGGGCCGGCACCGGCGGCCATGGGCCACCCCGGCCCGTTCGACGTCTCCGAGCGCGCCTGGCCCGGCGGGGCGGGGCGGGGCGCGCCCGAGATCCTCGACCTCGGCGCGCTGCGCGTCGCGGTACCGCCGGGGGTGACCGCCCGGATCGCGCGCGGCGCGCGGACCGGGCCGGGCACCGATCTCGTCCTGACCGCCCCCGGGCTCACCGTGCGGGTGACCGTGTTCGCCGCGCCGACCAGCGGGCGGCTGTGGGCCGGTGTGCGCGCCGAGCTGGCCGCGGGCCACCCGGAGGCGGCGGTCCGCGACGGCCCGCACGGCCCGGAGCTGCTGCTCCCGGGTTCCCGGGTGGTCGGGGCCGACGGCCCGCGCTGGTTCCTGCGGGCGGTCGTGACCCCGGCCGACGCCGCCGGGGCCGACGACATCCTGCGCGGTCTGGTCGTCGTACGCGGGCCCGGCGCCATGCCGGCGGGCACGGCCCTGCCGCTGCTGCCGGTCGGGCCGGCCGGCAGCCGCCCCAAAGCCGGCACCGTGGCCGACCTGTGGACCGACGAGCCGCTGACAGCCGGCACCGGGACTCTGGAGGGCCGTCGTGCCACGCACGAGTACGCGGCGGCGTTCACCGGCGACCTGAGCCGCAATTTGTCGACCTGGGGCTGA
- a CDS encoding alpha/beta hydrolase: protein MSAVPVSPARLDLDGGGVRTDHNLAYATLSDAQRLDLSLPSGAGDPLPVVVAIHGGAFAFGDKQDMARTAHALTAAGYAVASVNYRLSGEAAFPAAVADVRAAVRWLRANAHHRGLDPTRIGVIGESAGGYLAAMLGAAGADPLSEDVDLPPAGDLSPAGDPPSSAVGAVVDLYGPVDFSTMDTQLRANPRCPARAASHDRADSPESRFLGAQITTAPELVRRASPLSHLRPDRPPPPFLIEHGDTDCTVPYQQSQQLADGLCAVGGSVELTLLRGAGHGGAFPLAERLPGIIRFLDRVLDRAPR from the coding sequence ATGTCCGCCGTCCCCGTCTCCCCGGCCCGACTCGACCTCGATGGCGGCGGTGTGCGCACCGATCACAACCTGGCCTACGCGACGCTGTCCGACGCGCAGCGGCTCGATCTGTCGCTGCCCTCCGGCGCCGGCGACCCGCTCCCGGTCGTCGTCGCGATCCACGGCGGCGCGTTCGCCTTCGGCGACAAACAGGACATGGCCCGCACCGCGCACGCCCTCACCGCCGCGGGCTACGCGGTGGCCAGTGTGAACTACCGGCTCTCCGGCGAGGCGGCGTTCCCGGCGGCGGTCGCCGACGTGCGGGCCGCGGTGCGCTGGCTGCGGGCGAACGCGCACCACCGCGGCCTCGACCCGACCCGGATCGGGGTGATCGGCGAGTCCGCCGGCGGCTACCTCGCCGCCATGCTCGGCGCCGCCGGCGCGGACCCGCTGTCCGAGGACGTTGATCTGCCCCCGGCCGGCGACCTGTCTCCGGCCGGGGATCCACCGTCCAGCGCGGTGGGGGCGGTGGTCGACCTGTACGGCCCGGTGGACTTCTCGACCATGGACACCCAGCTGCGGGCGAACCCGCGCTGCCCGGCCCGCGCCGCCTCGCACGACCGCGCCGACTCCCCCGAGTCGCGTTTCCTCGGCGCGCAGATCACCACCGCGCCGGAGCTGGTGCGCCGGGCCAGCCCGCTGTCCCACCTACGCCCGGACCGCCCGCCGCCGCCCTTCCTCATCGAGCACGGCGACACCGACTGCACCGTCCCCTACCAGCAGTCGCAGCAGCTCGCGGACGGCCTGTGCGCCGTCGGCGGGTCGGTCGAGCTCACCCTGCTGCGGGGGGCCGGCCATGGCGGCGCCTTCCCGCTCGCCGAGCGCCTGCCGGGGATCATCCGGTTCCTGGACCGCGTTCTGGACCGCGCCCCGCGCTGA
- a CDS encoding FMN-binding glutamate synthase family protein has translation MLPLVTVLVLAVLTAAAVAAALLAAAGWWAAAAVAGALLALAGYDVAQRQHAILRYHPVLGHARFLLETIRPEIQQYFVERNYDGRPFDRATRTMIYQRAKGTHGDQAFGTERDVNEIGYEYLPHSTAPVPVAPGSAPPRVRVGGPDCTQPYDMALLNVSAMSFGSLSANAVLAMNRGAAAGGFAHDTGEGGLTEYHLRHGADLVWEIGSGYFGTRTPDGDFDPARFKDVAALPTVRMVELKLSQGAKPGLGGVLPAAKVTASIARARGVPEGVACISPSAHRVFSTPRELVLFVGRMRELAGGKPAGFKLCVGSRRELLAICRAMVEEGITPDFIVVDGSEGGTGAAPLEYEDHVGTPLTEGLITVHNALVGVGLRDRVRIGAAGKVASGVDVVKRLAQGADYTNAARAMMMAVGCIQAQRCHTNTCPVGVATQDPRRARALDVADKSERVRRYQAATVAQAVQVMASLGCTGPGQLHPGMLMRRLTHTDTRSYAELYEWLEPGELLAEAPRSWAADWAAADPDSFRP, from the coding sequence ATGCTGCCGCTGGTCACCGTGCTGGTCCTGGCCGTCCTCACGGCGGCGGCGGTCGCCGCGGCGCTGCTGGCCGCGGCCGGCTGGTGGGCCGCCGCCGCGGTGGCCGGCGCGCTGCTGGCCCTCGCCGGCTACGACGTCGCCCAGCGCCAGCACGCCATCCTCCGTTACCACCCGGTGCTCGGGCACGCCCGGTTCCTGCTCGAGACCATCCGCCCGGAGATCCAGCAGTACTTCGTCGAGCGCAACTACGACGGCCGCCCGTTCGACCGGGCCACCCGGACGATGATCTACCAGCGGGCCAAGGGCACCCACGGTGACCAGGCGTTCGGCACCGAGCGCGACGTCAACGAGATCGGCTACGAGTACCTCCCGCACTCGACCGCGCCGGTACCGGTCGCCCCCGGCTCCGCGCCGCCACGGGTGCGCGTCGGTGGGCCGGACTGCACCCAGCCCTACGACATGGCGCTGCTCAACGTCTCGGCGATGAGCTTCGGGTCGCTGTCCGCCAACGCGGTGCTGGCGATGAACCGCGGCGCCGCGGCCGGGGGCTTCGCGCACGACACCGGCGAGGGCGGGCTCACCGAGTACCACCTGCGCCACGGCGCCGACCTGGTCTGGGAGATCGGCAGCGGCTACTTCGGCACCCGCACCCCCGACGGCGACTTCGACCCGGCCCGGTTCAAGGACGTCGCCGCGCTGCCCACTGTGCGGATGGTCGAGCTCAAACTGAGCCAGGGCGCCAAGCCCGGCCTGGGGGGCGTGCTGCCGGCGGCGAAGGTCACCGCGTCGATCGCCCGGGCCCGCGGGGTCCCCGAGGGGGTCGCCTGCATCAGCCCGTCGGCCCACCGGGTCTTCAGTACGCCGCGCGAGCTCGTCCTGTTCGTCGGGCGGATGCGCGAGCTCGCCGGCGGCAAGCCGGCGGGGTTCAAGCTGTGCGTCGGCTCGCGCCGGGAGCTGCTCGCGATCTGCCGGGCGATGGTGGAGGAGGGGATCACCCCGGACTTCATCGTGGTGGACGGCTCGGAGGGCGGCACCGGCGCGGCACCGCTGGAGTACGAGGACCACGTCGGCACCCCGCTGACGGAGGGCCTGATCACCGTGCACAACGCGCTGGTCGGGGTGGGCCTGCGGGACCGGGTCCGGATCGGGGCCGCCGGCAAGGTCGCCAGCGGGGTGGATGTCGTGAAGCGGCTCGCGCAGGGCGCGGACTACACGAACGCGGCCCGGGCGATGATGATGGCGGTCGGCTGCATCCAGGCCCAGCGCTGCCACACCAACACCTGCCCGGTCGGCGTCGCCACCCAGGACCCGCGCCGCGCCCGCGCCCTCGACGTCGCCGACAAGAGCGAACGGGTCCGCCGGTACCAGGCCGCGACGGTCGCCCAGGCGGTGCAGGTGATGGCCTCGCTCGGCTGCACCGGCCCCGGGCAGCTGCACCCGGGGATGCTGATGCGCCGGCTCACCCACACCGACACCCGCAGCTACGCCGAGCTGTACGAGTGGCTCGAACCCGGTGAGCTGCTCGCCGAGGCGCCGCGCTCGTGGGCGGCGGACTGGGCCGCCGCCGACCCCGACAGCTTCCGCCCCTGA
- a CDS encoding MFS transporter, whose protein sequence is MARVRTDPAEPGVGPEPARPAVPTPPRPGLLIATLAVAGIVASFMHTLVVPIIPQLPRLLDSSASNTTWVVTITLLAGAVATPVAGRLGDMYGKRRIMLASVGLLGAGSLVCALSTSLPQMVVGRGLQGLATGLIPLGISLMRDELPPERLGSALGLMSSSLGIGGALGVPTSALIAQNFNWHVLFWTATVLSVLVLALLWRVVPESPVRDVRGRFDVVGALGLGAGITCLLLAVSKGSAWGWTSTATLGTVLAALAVLALWGPWELRHPSPVVDLRVSARRQVLMTNLTSVVVGFAMYGMGLVIPQFLQLPAGTGYGLGKSMVVAGLCFAPFGVVMMLASPLTARVSARWGPKTTLVLGSAIIGVSYLIGLFLMHSVWQVVLLAVIGGVGVALAYASMPSLIMDAVPATETAAANGLNTLMRSLGTSSSAAVVGVMLANMTSTFDGRQVPSLAGFHAVFALGAGAAVAAVLIGLFIPGRGARRTPAPAGTAPREPGRPRAQLQRS, encoded by the coding sequence ATGGCGCGAGTTCGCACGGACCCGGCTGAACCGGGGGTGGGCCCGGAGCCGGCCAGACCGGCCGTGCCGACCCCGCCGCGCCCGGGTCTGCTGATCGCGACGCTGGCCGTGGCGGGCATCGTGGCGTCGTTCATGCACACCCTGGTCGTGCCGATCATTCCGCAGCTCCCGCGCCTGTTGGACTCCTCGGCGTCCAACACGACCTGGGTCGTCACGATCACCCTGCTGGCCGGGGCCGTCGCGACGCCCGTCGCCGGGCGGCTCGGTGACATGTACGGCAAACGCCGGATCATGCTCGCCAGCGTGGGGCTGCTCGGCGCCGGCTCGCTGGTCTGCGCGTTGAGCACGTCGCTGCCGCAGATGGTCGTCGGCCGTGGGTTGCAGGGGCTGGCCACCGGGCTGATCCCGCTCGGGATCAGCCTCATGCGTGACGAGCTGCCGCCCGAGCGGCTCGGCTCCGCGCTCGGGCTGATGAGCTCCTCGCTCGGCATCGGCGGCGCGCTGGGTGTCCCGACCTCGGCGCTGATCGCCCAGAACTTCAACTGGCACGTGCTCTTCTGGACGGCCACCGTCCTGAGCGTGCTGGTGCTCGCCCTGCTGTGGCGGGTCGTCCCCGAGTCGCCGGTGCGCGACGTCCGCGGCCGTTTCGACGTCGTCGGCGCGCTCGGGCTCGGCGCCGGGATCACCTGCCTGCTGCTGGCGGTCTCCAAGGGCAGCGCCTGGGGCTGGACGTCCACCGCCACCCTGGGGACGGTGCTCGCCGCGCTCGCCGTGCTGGCCCTGTGGGGCCCGTGGGAGCTGCGCCACCCCTCGCCGGTGGTCGACCTGCGGGTCAGCGCCCGCCGCCAGGTGCTGATGACCAACCTGACCTCGGTCGTCGTCGGGTTCGCCATGTACGGGATGGGGCTGGTCATCCCGCAGTTCCTGCAGCTGCCCGCCGGCACCGGCTACGGGCTGGGCAAGTCGATGGTCGTCGCCGGGCTGTGCTTCGCCCCGTTCGGGGTGGTGATGATGCTCGCCTCGCCGCTGACCGCCCGGGTGTCGGCGAGGTGGGGGCCGAAGACGACGCTGGTGCTCGGTTCCGCGATCATCGGGGTCAGCTACCTGATCGGCCTGTTCCTGATGCACTCGGTGTGGCAGGTCGTGCTCCTCGCGGTGATCGGCGGGGTCGGGGTGGCGCTGGCCTACGCGTCGATGCCGTCGCTGATCATGGACGCGGTGCCGGCGACCGAGACCGCGGCGGCCAACGGCCTGAACACGCTGATGCGCTCGCTGGGCACATCGTCGTCGGCTGCCGTCGTCGGGGTGATGCTGGCCAACATGACCAGCACGTTCGACGGCCGGCAGGTCCCGTCGCTGGCCGGTTTCCACGCGGTGTTCGCCCTCGGCGCGGGCGCCGCGGTGGCCGCCGTGCTGATCGGCCTGTTCATCCCCGGCCGGGGGGCGCGGCGGACGCCCGCCCCGGCCGGTACGGCACCGCGGGAGCCGGGCCGGCCGCGCGCGCAGCTCCAGCGGAGCTGA
- a CDS encoding MarR family winged helix-turn-helix transcriptional regulator produces the protein MHDSLRDLERELMLLARHHIAPSAARRGRTRHLDRSAYLLLSRLEAQGPMTIGQLAEAFSLDVSTVNRQTAAVLQAGLAERIPDPDGGLARKLSITAEGTRRVTDDRDFVIGELSGLVGTWSEDEVHLFATMLERLNVSIETKDGQRSWPRSTSVPGR, from the coding sequence GTGCACGACAGTCTGCGCGACCTGGAGCGGGAGCTGATGCTGCTCGCCAGGCACCACATCGCGCCCAGCGCCGCGCGGCGCGGGCGCACACGTCACCTCGACCGCTCCGCCTACCTCCTCCTCAGCCGCCTCGAGGCCCAGGGCCCGATGACCATCGGCCAGCTCGCCGAGGCCTTCTCCCTCGACGTCTCCACGGTCAACCGCCAGACCGCCGCGGTCCTGCAGGCCGGCCTGGCCGAGCGCATCCCCGACCCCGACGGCGGCCTCGCCCGCAAGCTGAGCATCACCGCCGAGGGCACCCGCCGCGTCACCGACGACCGCGACTTCGTCATCGGTGAGCTCAGCGGCCTGGTCGGCACCTGGTCGGAGGACGAGGTACACCTGTTCGCGACCATGCTCGAACGTCTCAACGTGAGCATCGAGACCAAGGACGGCCAGCGCTCCTGGCCACGCTCCACCTCCGTCCCCGGCCGTTGA